The Dermacentor andersoni chromosome 1, qqDerAnde1_hic_scaffold, whole genome shotgun sequence genomic interval tgccggccaccacacaagcatgatgcatgatgcgcatgcatcatgcatcatgcttgtgcgcatgcgcacttcgtgtaatatatatatatatatatatatatatatatatatatatatatatatatatatatatatatcgtttttttgtgagaccgaaagtcccctctcatgttatattagtggtcgcatcattttgtgcatataCGCTAAGCGTTTAATTGGTTCTTTAGTGACGTGCCACAAGGGACCATGCACACTGtccgacagccgctgagccaattcgtatatttaagaagctgtGTTGATGCAGCTTAGTCTTGCAGAGGCCGCAAAATTTTATGTCttgtcatcggtcacaagaaaagctagcataataaagtaacggggcacgaaaggtcttcacgagtggttcaggcagccattgaacaacactttgaaattgaaccttcaggccatgcgttcacacgcgccagtgcgttccgacaggctgcgcagtcctttgaagaagtgagaggcagcaattttttgttgttgttgcttttgcgtaacaaatgttgaaggacgaatatatataatgacggaatatataccagctatacaaaagcgatgacggcggttcatcacacggggaaaaacagcaaccatcatatacagacgtcagtgacagttcatctggcagttagatcaccttccggctaaaggatggttctgtgttttgttctggactgatagaactctagtaattagagtgaataatgaaatcagaatcaaatttattttcgccatatatgcgggtgcgcatgcaacgaccactattatgatagcaagagtacgtggagaccagtgtgcaagtcgcaagaagaagacatatcgcgtaagtattacatttgctttaccaaaaagcacaagatttcaatacttcaaaaacggatatgtttgcaacactattgtgtcgttcattattgctttcttcttttgtagttaaactatcgagaaaataactatttaacggggaacaaaatttaatcaagtggatattgcattagacagttctcgtaatcgtcatctgaactgcagaaagagtcaagcaaaattgttcgcgaacggcgcgttaattgtaaacggccctgtcgcagtacagaaaaaatcgtcaaacgaactaagcgcaggcgactcgtggactgtacagttctaggaaacatttcagttgaatgttttcactggggagggtgaaagaagcgattatacgaaggcgaattgtgaagagatgtcaaaatctgcaatttttctagctattgtcgattcgtctaagaataattaaggctgcatgccaatcaatgtaaatcataaaatagagcatttctgctgtcgacgtggatttgattgggaagaactagagttagatcaaattcttccaattttcgctcaattaactaatgacgttcaacaatcaagcagttaagaattaataaattcatggtatatcatgagtgttttttcaagcgccgtctcctgtgaagcatatctaccattttcgtgcaaagctctctggaaagcgtattgactgtgtatgcatgcatgcatctatcgaacttcgtgcacatatagacgtgatgctttgacgataaatacttattaaaattctaattatttatttctgccttgtaaaggtacagacagcagaggcgcagaaaaagctgtcagatacagattgacaaagccgcagccccctttcgcttggcagagccttCACAGCGACACTTTTAAAACAAAGACAATTGCACCCGGTAATAACAGGTATACAATACTGAGCAAGTACAAAAGGAAACCAATCAAGATTATACGATATTTGTACAATACTcccaaacaagaaaacagaacctacatgctaaCGTACATAGCACCCAAAGTACTGTTCGACACGTTGAAGAAGTCAAAATTATTGTTCACATAAGGtatatacatattcgtatagcgctaccaatccctgcaaaatatagaacgcagattttcattacacacacgcacgcacgcacgtgcacagcacacacaccaaaaggaaacggcaacgcgctcacaggaagcgcctgaaaaacgaaaaaaaaaaaaaggaaaagtgtggggaaCCGAGGTCGCCTTGGGCTGTCGCCtctccctctcccagaaggaatgaagaggttcttggaaagcagggacgggcgattctctctgtcagcatcagctcccaccagcgaggacggggcgagaaagcgaaacgggactttccttgctgtctattttttcttcgtcaggccaacgccgcttgcttgcaggggcgcaggcgagttcccgccaaatggcgcgggtgcgtgagttgccgccaaatgctagctctggatgccagctcgttccgTGTCTCAtggtagactagttggtgcatttcagttatcatggactgcgcatataaacgcaagctacacaaaagtgacatggacaagaacagcgcaagccctttacatgcagtggagccgccgtatctcgccgttcaagatatgcgtactcgtaagtggcattttaatttcacgttgtgtaatgcatgactgtctttttcaagtgaacaaaggtcgctttgtattgtgtaaatggttttgcaacgtatgataaactccttgtctttcgggcttattttttctgacaggaaaaaaaaaaaaaaagaggctttacatgagaacggatcaagcgttcgagagttgggacagggaaatgtgagacgtacgtatgtatatatttctaatattattttttcgtcttgtattctcgttaatttttctctaggaaacactggaacgacactgcttaaattgaagcacagtgtgcgaatgacctgctacgctcggaactgttatcaccattcgggaagaaattgggtaagacgcttgtctggttaATATTGCGGAAAAGTCAAATTAATTAGATgttgctttcgttccttcccacagatgaaaaaacataactgtaaatacctgtatgatatgcgtctggtgcattgcaggtaagaatggattgtgtgtggcgCGCTTCCCCGCATGTGGGctagagtagatctaggaacatcagacaagaagacacgtatgtgaaaccctgcggatagcccatatgtaagttcttcctcaatttttcttttgttgcattttcgtagtttacgtgtaatactttgtcaccgcggtctcgacgttatgtatacctatacatttgtctcgtggcagcctgcgtgctattttgtttgtgcaactatgtgttgtattcatttatcgAGCTGCttggatggttttttttttttcactgatattCCGACCAAAGTCGATAAAcctatccttcctgtcctcatgtttccttgggcggctctaaagcATATCTTAGAGGAATATTTAGCTTCAGATTCCCGCATCGAACAGATGGTGAGTGGCATGCTGTGTTTTCTATTTAGAGAAACTATCTATTCATGTTTAATTTTtggtttattttcattttgccattcatacaataccgcagccatatgccgttctgtcatagaacgttgtttctagatatatttgttttatgtggttaaaacatttaaaacgagagCGATCATATTTCTTACCCTGACCATTACTTTTTACAGACCGCGATAACCACGTATTTGGATGTCTGGTTTAACTCTACATGCGCTGGTTCGTgcaggtgaactttttttccagataCGGAGGAACGGACACCGGTCATGCCGTGCGCACTCTTCTGCAGGGCatacttacaaatgaagctgcactgcagttcagctggaaagggtcgcaggggaggaagcacgccttcgtgaagctcatggccatcacgaatataagtaagaaatatggcataacaatcagctttctagtgcacgttgcgaacatcggtaccaactgcatgcttagttttttttttcttcattcaaacaagctgctgcttattgcatcttgctgcgtccagtattagcattttctttaataaaataatgccgtaataagtgagttctacttgcggcgtccatattttgccactgcttttgaggagtttgttttgcttcaccatataatatatgctgtatatgctgtttctgctttaacccatgtatgctaactgttttctgcaaaacatagacctataatcgttgccatcatgtcagcaagtatatgtatcatgccataagcttcccctcttgcctctccagacatttacctattcacctccttgtgccgcttggcgcgctccgggctccggcgcgttctttgtctcagcgtttcaactTGGCTGTTTCATGCAGTGCTCACGGGAAGCAACAAAACCGATCGTGGTGTAAAAAGCCGCGCTACCAATAGACACAGTAGCcactgtgtatgcgtgttttgctatggttccgtgttcagttccccctattgctaacgacatataaattaccaactatccggtacttacacgatttgtgtcgtccagccactcttcctgacagcttcgatactgatttgcacgtccctaatattgctttgttgtcgtttctttaatgtttcgtgaatatctgacttatgatctttttgattgtttcacttcttcaaatggaatgCGACTCACCAACTGAACTATAAAGCGGGGGCAGCTTTCTTATATGTGCCGCTTTTTTGCAGCATCTGTGAGGAGCACGTTCCCTGACGCTTCACTAGCATCAGTGGCTGGAGTCGCAAAACGCCGGTTGGTTGGAGCAGCTGACAGGGATGGAGGccggaatgaaagaaggcgccgtgaccctgcttcaagcccaccaaatatgaactagtgtttgaaacttgtgatcgtgtcggtgtacatatacgattacaagaaataaagacctgtatcagaatcttttgcctggcatttatgtggcatgaaaagtacaaaaaagcgttcgctttcgtgtgctacttctatgccggccaccacacaagcatgatgcatgatgcgcatgctgttgtaaatgcatgatgcaaaagctacgattattcggggcgtcaaaagcaacgtcggctttcagcaccgggccggtgcaatgccgaccattattgtcgtcaggtccatggctggcccgcgtgtggcatgcgctcggctgcgttggccaaatagaatggccctacgactggccgactgactacgtacctaaagccttggtaggccctcgtatgggacgccgtcggccaagtcggccacagtggtcgggcctacatcgattgccgacgatcggccgacgttaggccaatgtcaatccccaaagctgggccgccctcggttgccgaggtcgggccaaccgttttgcagtcggccggagacgtcgggccgactttTTGCCACGGTCTTTTTGTTGCTTGGGTGTGGCCAGACGTAATACTTGTACGTGTAGCACACAAGACCAATGCAGTTTCTGCCTCATTGAGCGATCCTTTATCAATAAGGTTGTCGAGAATAGCCAGCATATTCTCGCTCTTGGGTGTTCCTTAGGCACCGAAACTAAGGACGTGACAACTTCTGGTAAACAGTTTCCCGATGGTGGTGGTTTCGCAAGATTGTAAAATGCGAGCGCATTAACAGTTACCAAAAACTGAGCGGCATTCGGATGGTCATTACTTCCTGATGATTGCCGAGCGATGCTGAATACGCTTTCAAGCCTGTCTTGGCTCAAGTTTGCAGTCATCATGTACTTAAAGCCAAGTGTGCCGAGAAATGCAACTAAACTGAGCGCGCTCTTGCATCCCGGCACGAAACACGTGCTGTCGCGCTTGTCACGTTGCCTAGACATGACGCGATCGCACATCTATGAGCGCACGCACACCAACACACACGCAAGTTAGCGTTCACGTATTTGGAAAAAAACAACAGTATTCTGGGCTTGCGACCAAAAAGCAGCGCGCAACACTTCCGCAGCCACGGCAGGCACCGCACGACCGTCCCTTTAGGCACAACGCTCCGATTGTGTGCAGCGCCCCCTGCGCATTCATCCGAGGCGCAGCCAACCGGTTCCGTGGGGAGCTCCGCGCGAACGGCAGacttatagtgtactagaataatgttattctagtacactataggcaGACTAGCAAGTATTTCTAGGGACCCTAGCGGCGCTGCGCTTGAAATGTGCGAGTCTGTTGTTACTGCGCGCCTCTTATATTTAAAATAATTAATTTTTACAATAAAACCTGAAATAAAATGGTTAAATTATGTTGAGAGAACGCATAAATTTCTCATGTTTTTTACTGAAATGAATAATTTTCAGAAACCCAGAAACGGTCATTTCTTTTGGCGCATGCTGACATATGTCGAATCCGTCTGAATCCAATCCATCGTGGTGAGCGCGCGTGCGTTGTGTTAGTGGAAATTTAACATTTCGTTGGTTCAATTTGTGTTCCTTCTCATTTAGAATTTGTGAAACGTTCAACGCGTCGTACCGCTGCCGTTGTCGTGACAAGTAACCTTTTGTCGACATCGCCAAGAAATTTCGACATCGCCGAAGATGGCAGAGCGGCCTGAAGATCTCAACTTGCCTCTCTCTGTTGTTACTCGCATCGTCAAAGACGCCCTTCCGGATGGCGTCAACGTTTCGAAGGAAGCACGGGCAGCATTGGCCAAAGCGGCAAGCGTGTTTGTACTGTACACCACTTCCTGTGCCAACAACTTCGCATTGAAAGGCAAAAGGAAGACGGTGACTGGCTCCGATATCATATCGGCGATGGAGGAGATGGAGTTCGAGAGTTTCATCGACACACTGAGTGGAAACCTGGAACAGTTCCGTCAAGGGAAGACGAAAAAGGACGCTAACCGAGCTAAAAAGCAACAAGGTGTTGGTGACATGGTCTCAGCTGGCGATACCGAGATGGTAGACGATGGCGAAGTCGATCCAGGTGATGAAGCGAACTGAAAAACAGGCCGATACCACGCAGCCACTTCATCTGATTTGACCCGTGTTACCAAGTGCGAGACAGCCTTGCCGTTCTGGTTGGAAAACTTGCTACCGGCCGCTTGTGCTCTCCTTTATTTGTCTGCGAGTGATTATTTCATTGTCTTGTGCTTGTCGCTGTTATTGTCATTACTGCTGCGACAAATTATACGGCCGCGCGAGATTCTACAGTCCATGAACGGCACCTGATTTGTTTACTGTAACTTGAAAGCCTGCGTACTGTGCTCGGTTGCAGTACTTCAGGTCCATGCTGTGGCGTCTTGGTTTACATCTTAAATAAATACATGCGAGCTTTCGGGCTGCTTCTATTTACTTATACCGTTATCACACGGCCGCTTTCGATCGCGGTCatgcccgatccggatcgaaattctcgaccgcgattggctccctcacGCAGCCTGCGCAAaggaaccaatcgcgaccgagaaattagATCCATATTTCTTTATCGCGATCAAAAATGCGCCGTGTGGAACCCGTATTAGTGTAGGGATACAAGCGCTTTTGCCGGAATGTCCGAATCTCTCGCGAACATGTTCCGGCATTAGAACTACTTTAAAACAAAATCTAGCAGCTAATAATGACTTAGCACTCCCTCTAATGCAAAGGTAATCAACAAAATTGTCCAATGATTTCTATATCAGAGAATTTAATAAAATAGTGCCTCTTTGTGCACAATATTGTGCAGATTGTGCCAGTAAGCGTTTGTCCTGGTTTGTCTCGTTGGGTTGATTTGCTTCACGCTACCTCAGAAATCGTGACATACCAACTACCACAAACCACTACCCTTTTATGTAAGCCAAGCACGGAATTTTGTAATTTCGTCGCTTGACTGTTCGTGACTTGTAGCTATTACTTCTTTTTAATtgcaactgttttctttttctcaacaCAGCTTTCATCAACTGATTGACAGAAATGTGTGTTGTCATTAAAATACGTGAACAGCTTAACTTGGCCGTGTTTGTACTAAACTGGAACTTGTGTGTATGAGCTTTCGAAAGAGCATTTGAGTCCTATTCTGTCAGTGCACTTTCCCACAAGAAACTCAATAAGGTATTTGGGAATGTTGGGCTTAATCATGGCACAAGCATTAAAAATGTACAGCCACTAAATGCATGTGATAAGTCAAGTTGCTGAGGTTCCACCAGCTGAGTAGAGATGGGTCATAGCTAAGTAAGTCACCTAAAAGCATCGCAAATGCCATAACATGCACCATGTATAGGGTCCTTCGTTTTCGGGTAAAACCTGATAATTCCCAATTCTTGCACCTCAAAACATTTAAGGAAATTGGGTTGAAGCCAGTTTCTTCTCTAACTTTGCCCTTtcataaaaaataaatgcatgttttACAAAACTAATGAACACTGTCCACCTTTTCTGAGCAAGTGGTAAAGATGTATCATTTTATTAGGATATAAATATGATATATATGCCTCGTTTTCACTTGACACTCAAGTGAAAACTGGCATATGTAAAAATATAATGCATTGAGCGCCTGCCGGCCTTTGTTGCTTTTTGAGTAGCAGCATTTACATGAATACGGCAGTGGTGCATTTCATCGCATTTGCCACACGTTTCATACATGTAAACGGCAATAACGCACTAGGAAATGAACAGCGCTGACAGTGCTCTCGCATTGCCAATGGTAGCTTTCACATTGACAGGATGTTTACCCAATTATGTTGTGTTCAAAGAAGGGTGCATGGTTGATCACATCTAGTTggtatacaggatgtcccaactaccgtgcaccaagatttaaaaatatgcaaatgccatgtcatcatcatcatcagccagttttatgtcctctgcaggacaaaggcccccaccctgccatctccaattacccctgtcctgcgccaaccgattacaactagcacccgtgaatttcctaatttcatcgcttcacctagtcttctgtcgtcctcgattgcgtttcccttctcttggtacccattctgtaaacctaatggtccaagggttatctgaccggcgcattacatcacctgcccagctccatttttgttctcttgatgtcagttagaatatcgtccatacctgtttgctctctgatccaaaccgctctctttctgtctcttaacgttatgcctagcaatcttcgttccatcactctttgcgcgatccttaacttgttctcaagcttttttgccagtctccaagtctctgccccatatgtcagcactggtaaaatgcactgattgtacaccttccttttcaactaTAATGGTTAGCTTCCAGtcgggagctgacaatgtctgccttaTGCGATCcatcccatttttattctatgaatttccttctcatgatcaggatttcctgtgattaattgacctaggtgaacgtactccttcacagactctagaggttgactggtgatcctgaactcttgttcctttgcctggctattcataattatctttgtgttgtgcatattaatcttcaaccccgctcttacaagttctctgttaaggtcttcaatcatttgctgtaactcgtctgcgttgttgctgaatagaataatgtcatcggaaaactgaaggttgctgagatattctccatcgatccttactcccaagccttcccagtttaagagcttgaatacttcttccaagcacacagtgaatagcattggagggattgtGTCTCCACGTCTGACCgccttctttataggtatcttcctaattttcttgtgtagaattaaggtggctgtagaacctctgtagatattttccaaggtatttatgtaagcgttgtgtactccttgatt includes:
- the Chrac-14 gene encoding DNA polymerase epsilon subunit 3 — encoded protein: MAERPEDLNLPLSVVTRIVKDALPDGVNVSKEARAALAKAASVFVLYTTSCANNFALKGKRKTVTGSDIISAMEEMEFESFIDTLSGNLEQFRQGKTKKDANRAKKQQGVGDMVSAGDTEMVDDGEVDPGDEAN